From the Salinimicrobium tongyeongense genome, one window contains:
- a CDS encoding DUF421 domain-containing protein, with protein sequence MEEWFNIGWRAVIAILVNAVGIYIAIILFTRLAGKRSFSKMSSFDFAMTVAIGSMIASTVLSKNVSLASGILGLALIYGLQMSVAFFRRYKGVGKVVDNSPLMLMDGKNILTKNLHRAKVTEGDLRSKLREANVLNLSQVRAVIFEATGDISVLHSDSEDEVLEDWLLKDVER encoded by the coding sequence ATGGAAGAATGGTTTAACATAGGCTGGAGAGCTGTTATTGCTATTTTGGTAAATGCGGTAGGAATTTACATCGCGATCATCCTTTTTACCCGCCTCGCCGGAAAACGAAGTTTTTCAAAAATGTCGAGCTTTGATTTCGCCATGACGGTGGCCATAGGTTCTATGATCGCATCTACAGTGCTTTCCAAAAATGTGAGCCTGGCAAGCGGAATTCTCGGGCTGGCACTCATCTATGGCCTGCAAATGAGTGTTGCTTTTTTCCGAAGATATAAAGGAGTAGGTAAAGTGGTAGATAATTCTCCCCTTATGCTTATGGATGGGAAGAATATTCTAACAAAAAACCTGCACAGGGCAAAGGTCACCGAAGGAGATCTAAGGTCAAAGCTGCGCGAGGCAAATGTGCTGAACCTCTCACAGGTAAGGGCCGTGATCTTTGAGGCCACAGGAGATATTTCGGTGCTGCACAGCGATAGTGAAGATGAGGTGCTCGAAGACTGGTTGCTAAAAGATGTAGAGCGGTAA
- a CDS encoding SDR family oxidoreductase: MKKTILITGASSGIGRATAKLFAKKGWNVAATMRSPEEETELKELPNLKLYTLDVTKKEHLQKIISEVEKDFPGIDVLFNNAGYGAVGAFEKSTEEDVLNQFKVNVFGVMDLTRQFIPYFKQKGEGMIINTSSVVGRFTIPLYSLYCSSKWALEGFTEALQYELKQFNIKVKMIEPAAIKTDFHGRSLKTFENDAVKGYDKMEKNILSGMKKRNEKAPGPEVVAKTVFKAATDGSQKLRYPAGKGAGAVLIARKLLPTSWFNKMVFKQQNR; encoded by the coding sequence ATGAAAAAAACCATCCTCATTACCGGTGCCTCCAGCGGGATTGGCCGGGCCACAGCAAAACTTTTTGCCAAAAAAGGCTGGAATGTTGCCGCGACCATGCGTTCTCCCGAAGAAGAAACTGAACTCAAAGAACTTCCAAACCTGAAGCTTTATACCCTCGATGTCACAAAAAAAGAACATTTGCAAAAGATCATTTCTGAAGTGGAAAAGGATTTTCCGGGTATAGACGTGCTATTCAACAATGCCGGTTATGGTGCCGTGGGTGCGTTCGAGAAATCTACCGAAGAAGACGTGCTCAACCAGTTTAAAGTAAATGTCTTTGGTGTGATGGATCTTACCCGCCAATTTATCCCCTATTTCAAACAGAAAGGGGAAGGTATGATCATCAACACCTCCTCTGTGGTGGGCAGGTTTACTATTCCGCTTTACAGTTTATACTGCTCCAGTAAGTGGGCGCTTGAAGGTTTTACTGAAGCTTTGCAATATGAACTAAAGCAGTTTAACATAAAAGTGAAAATGATAGAACCCGCAGCCATAAAAACAGATTTTCATGGGCGTTCGCTTAAGACCTTTGAAAACGATGCCGTGAAAGGCTATGACAAAATGGAGAAAAATATTTTAAGCGGTATGAAAAAAAGAAATGAAAAAGCTCCCGGTCCCGAAGTAGTTGCAAAAACAGTTTTTAAAGCCGCTACAGATGGCAGCCAAAAATTAAGATATCCTGCCGGAAAAGGTGCCGGAGCAGTACTCATCGCCCGAAAGCTCCTACCCACTAGCTGGTTCAATAAAATGGTTTTTAAACAGCAGAATCGGTAG
- a CDS encoding SemiSWEET family sugar transporter → MIGWTEILGLTAGVFTTAAVTPQIWKAWKTKEVDDVSPGMFFVLITGLALWVIYGFIEKDIPIIATNGVAFMLNSFMLFLIYRYRNKN, encoded by the coding sequence ATGATAGGCTGGACAGAAATACTGGGCCTCACCGCGGGCGTTTTTACCACAGCGGCAGTGACCCCGCAAATTTGGAAAGCCTGGAAGACCAAAGAGGTAGACGATGTTTCTCCCGGAATGTTCTTTGTGCTCATTACCGGCCTGGCCCTTTGGGTGATCTACGGGTTTATCGAAAAAGACATTCCCATCATTGCAACAAACGGGGTAGCTTTTATGCTCAACAGCTTTATGCTTTTCCTTATTTACCGCTATCGCAATAAAAACTAA
- a CDS encoding diphosphomevalonate/mevalonate 3,5-bisphosphate decarboxylase family protein: MTEKDFIPKTYPAAIEQGEVTWQSPSNIALVKYWGKLENQIPANPSISFTLDSCRTTTKLKFQKKQKSAADFDFRLLFEGEEKDAFRPKILKFMQRVEPYLPFLKDYEFTIETSNSFPHSSGIASSASGMSALALCLMSLERRLNPEMDEEYFTRKSSFLARLGSGSACRSIEGELVVWGMHNNIYRSSDLYGVPFRDEVHDNFRNYRDTILLVDKGEKQVSSTLGHDLMNDHPYAETRFRQAHDNLDKLKKIFRSGDLSAFIKVVESEALTLHAMMMTSQPYFLLMKPNTLAIINKVFRFREETGLHLCFTLDAGANVHLLFPEKEAQETLEFIEAELKQFCQNGQYINDRVGSGAKKLA, from the coding sequence ATGACCGAAAAAGATTTTATTCCGAAGACCTACCCGGCAGCGATAGAGCAGGGGGAGGTAACCTGGCAAAGCCCCAGTAATATTGCCCTGGTGAAGTATTGGGGAAAGCTGGAAAACCAAATTCCGGCGAATCCCTCCATAAGTTTTACACTCGATTCATGCCGTACAACGACTAAACTGAAGTTTCAGAAGAAACAAAAATCTGCTGCCGATTTCGATTTCAGGCTGCTGTTTGAAGGCGAGGAAAAAGATGCTTTCCGGCCAAAGATCCTGAAGTTCATGCAAAGAGTGGAGCCATATTTGCCATTTTTGAAAGACTATGAATTTACTATAGAAACTTCTAATTCATTTCCGCACAGCAGCGGGATTGCATCTTCGGCCAGCGGCATGAGCGCGCTTGCACTTTGTCTTATGAGCCTCGAAAGACGACTGAATCCCGAAATGGATGAAGAATATTTCACCCGAAAAAGCTCATTTTTGGCAAGGCTGGGATCGGGTAGCGCCTGCCGCAGCATTGAGGGGGAGCTGGTTGTGTGGGGCATGCACAACAATATTTATCGTAGCAGTGATCTATACGGGGTTCCTTTTCGCGATGAGGTGCATGACAACTTCAGGAATTATCGCGACACCATTTTGCTTGTAGATAAAGGTGAAAAACAGGTGAGCAGTACACTGGGGCATGATCTTATGAATGATCATCCTTATGCCGAAACCCGCTTCAGGCAGGCGCACGACAACCTAGATAAGCTCAAAAAGATCTTCCGCAGCGGCGATCTTTCAGCATTTATAAAAGTGGTGGAAAGTGAAGCCTTAACCCTGCACGCGATGATGATGACGAGTCAGCCGTATTTTCTCCTTATGAAGCCTAACACCCTGGCAATTATCAACAAAGTTTTCAGGTTTAGGGAAGAAACCGGGCTGCATCTTTGCTTTACTCTTGATGCGGGTGCTAATGTTCATTTGCTTTTTCCGGAGAAAGAGGCGCAGGAAACGCTTGAATTTATTGAAGCAGAATTAAAACAATTCTGCCAGAACGGCCAGTATATCAATGACAGAGTAGGCAGCGGCGCGAAGAAATTGGCCTGA
- a CDS encoding NAD(P)/FAD-dependent oxidoreductase, translating into MTFLEPLSFDIVIIGGGAAGFFTAINAAEMAPEAKICILERGKDVLTKVRISGGGRCNVTHAEFLPKELAKNYPRGEKELRGPFHSFMTGDTIEWFEKRGVPLKIEEDGRMFPESNSSETIIDLFLQESKRLKIEVLTKRVVQSLKQKNDLWEIGTSAENFIAKKVLVATGSNPKIWNLLQELGHEIVPGVPSLFTFNITDSRIKELPGVATNAVVKLKRTKLETSGPLLITHWGMSGPAILKLSAWGARELSDKKNFEIEVNWLPEIYSEEVEEELQRLKKLAAKQSPHKTARFELPKRLWQSLVSASGIDSELRWADLNKQQLQALKQQLISATFQVHGKSTFKEEFVTAGGVELKEVNFKTFESRICKNLFLAGEVLNIDAITGGFNFQNAWTGGYLAAMAMTTDSAV; encoded by the coding sequence ATGACATTTTTGGAACCTCTTTCTTTTGATATTGTAATTATTGGCGGTGGCGCCGCCGGATTCTTCACTGCGATAAATGCTGCGGAAATGGCTCCGGAAGCTAAAATCTGCATCCTGGAAAGAGGAAAGGATGTGCTGACCAAGGTGCGTATCTCGGGGGGCGGAAGGTGTAACGTCACCCACGCCGAATTTCTTCCAAAAGAGCTCGCAAAAAACTATCCTCGCGGCGAAAAAGAGCTGCGCGGGCCGTTTCATTCCTTTATGACCGGCGATACCATCGAGTGGTTCGAGAAAAGAGGCGTGCCGCTAAAAATTGAAGAAGACGGCAGAATGTTTCCGGAAAGCAATTCTTCAGAAACCATAATTGATCTTTTTCTACAGGAGTCAAAAAGGCTAAAAATTGAGGTGCTTACCAAACGGGTGGTTCAAAGCCTGAAGCAGAAAAATGACCTTTGGGAAATAGGAACTTCCGCAGAAAATTTCATTGCCAAAAAAGTATTGGTAGCCACCGGAAGTAACCCGAAGATATGGAACCTGCTGCAGGAGCTGGGCCATGAGATCGTTCCCGGGGTGCCATCGCTTTTCACCTTTAATATAACCGACAGCCGGATAAAAGAGCTGCCCGGGGTAGCTACAAATGCTGTGGTGAAACTGAAACGAACAAAGCTGGAAACTTCCGGCCCTTTGCTCATCACCCACTGGGGCATGAGTGGTCCGGCGATTCTGAAACTTTCCGCCTGGGGCGCAAGAGAACTGAGTGACAAAAAGAATTTTGAGATCGAAGTGAACTGGCTTCCCGAAATTTATTCGGAAGAAGTGGAAGAGGAACTGCAGCGGTTAAAAAAGCTAGCTGCAAAACAATCCCCGCATAAAACTGCCCGTTTTGAGCTGCCAAAAAGGCTGTGGCAAAGCCTGGTAAGTGCTTCGGGAATTGATTCCGAGCTGCGTTGGGCCGATCTTAACAAGCAGCAGCTCCAAGCACTGAAGCAGCAGCTTATTTCCGCCACTTTTCAGGTACATGGCAAAAGTACTTTTAAGGAGGAATTTGTAACTGCCGGAGGTGTAGAGCTAAAGGAGGTGAACTTTAAAACCTTTGAAAGCCGCATTTGCAAAAATCTTTTTTTGGCAGGTGAAGTTTTGAATATCGACGCCATCACCGGCGGCTTTAATTTTCAGAATGCCTGGACCGGCGGATATCTTGCAGCTATGGCAATGACTACCGATTCTGCTGTTTAA
- the tnpA gene encoding IS200/IS605 family transposase, which yields MKNIRSPDRGVIWCIMGQSLVKNYIHLVFSTKHRQPLIYPPVEAELYSYLGGICNKLDCQVIKIGGYFDHIHILCMLSKKLALVKLLEELKSHSSKWIKTKGEGYENFYWQDGYGAFSVNPSEVDKVTIYISKQHEHHQKKSFQDEYRDFMKKYQVEFDERYVWD from the coding sequence GTGAAGAATATTAGGAGCCCTGATAGGGGCGTAATATGGTGCATCATGGGACAGTCACTTGTGAAAAATTATATTCACCTGGTCTTTAGTACCAAACATCGGCAGCCATTGATATACCCACCTGTAGAAGCAGAACTGTACAGTTATCTGGGCGGCATTTGTAATAAACTCGACTGCCAGGTAATAAAAATCGGAGGCTATTTTGATCATATCCACATACTTTGTATGTTGTCAAAAAAATTAGCACTTGTAAAGCTACTTGAAGAATTAAAATCGCATTCATCCAAATGGATAAAAACCAAAGGTGAGGGGTATGAAAATTTTTACTGGCAAGATGGATACGGAGCCTTCTCAGTGAACCCTTCTGAGGTAGATAAAGTCACCATTTACATTTCAAAACAACACGAACATCATCAAAAAAAATCATTTCAGGATGAATATCGGGATTTTATGAAAAAATACCAGGTTGAATTTGACGAGAGATATGTTTGGGATTAA
- a CDS encoding mevalonate kinase family protein, whose product MKGPLFYSKILLFGEYGIIKDSKGLSIPYNFYNGALKVDEDPSEAAQISNASLKRFAAYLENLQQEQPELVQFDLAELKADIDRGMYFDSSIPQGYGVGSSGALVAAIYDEYAVEKITVLENLTREKLLKLKKIFGEMESFFHGKSSGLDPLNSYLSIPILINSKDNIEPAGIPSQTQNGKGAVFLLDSGSVGETAPMVNIFMENMKQEPFRKMLKDQFVKHTDACVDDFLKGDVKSLFGNMKKLSHVVLDNFKPMIPAQFHKLWKNGIETNDYYLKLCGSGGGGYILGFTEDIEKARKALKDYRLEVVYNF is encoded by the coding sequence ATGAAAGGACCTTTATTTTATTCTAAAATCTTACTCTTCGGAGAATATGGGATCATTAAGGATTCCAAGGGTTTATCTATTCCATATAACTTCTACAATGGGGCTTTAAAGGTTGATGAAGATCCTTCGGAAGCAGCACAGATTTCTAACGCGAGCCTGAAGCGGTTTGCAGCTTACCTGGAGAACCTCCAGCAGGAACAACCAGAACTGGTTCAGTTTGATCTTGCCGAATTAAAGGCCGATATTGACCGGGGAATGTACTTTGATTCCAGCATTCCGCAGGGATATGGAGTGGGGAGCAGTGGTGCTCTGGTAGCGGCGATCTATGATGAATACGCGGTTGAAAAGATCACGGTGCTTGAAAATCTTACAAGAGAAAAACTCTTAAAACTGAAAAAGATCTTTGGGGAAATGGAATCATTTTTCCACGGGAAGTCTTCAGGTCTTGATCCATTGAATTCTTATTTGAGTATTCCTATCCTCATCAACTCTAAAGACAATATTGAACCTGCCGGGATACCGTCACAAACGCAAAACGGAAAAGGTGCGGTGTTCCTTCTCGATAGCGGATCTGTTGGTGAGACTGCTCCCATGGTGAACATTTTCATGGAGAACATGAAGCAGGAACCTTTCAGGAAAATGCTGAAAGATCAATTCGTAAAACATACCGATGCCTGTGTTGATGATTTTCTAAAAGGTGACGTAAAATCCCTTTTTGGAAACATGAAGAAACTTTCACATGTGGTACTGGATAATTTTAAGCCCATGATCCCGGCCCAATTCCACAAACTCTGGAAGAATGGAATTGAGACCAATGACTATTACCTCAAGCTTTGCGGCTCGGGTGGCGGTGGTTACATCCTCGGGTTTACCGAAGACATTGAAAAGGCAAGAAAAGCATTAAAAGATTACCGCCTGGAAGTAGTCTACAACTTCTAA
- a CDS encoding SDR family oxidoreductase, giving the protein MSKPKDLPKQKQEKQPGKQQKMHPEPEVIRKDYKGSDKLKGKVALITGGDSGIGQSVAVHFAKEGARVAIVYLSEDKDANETINMIEKAGSEGLALKGDLKDEKFCEEVVQKTVDKFGGLNILVNNAAMQFPKEEPEEVTPAQVRKTFETNIYPYFFVVNEALKHLKDGDSIINTTSVTAYRGSEHLLDYSSTKGAITSYTRSLSKMLAEKNIRVNGVAPGPIWTPLIPASFDAEHVAEFGKKVPLGRAGQPSEVGPAYVFLASKDASYITGQVIHVNGGEVVGA; this is encoded by the coding sequence ATGAGCAAACCGAAAGACCTTCCGAAGCAAAAGCAGGAAAAACAACCAGGAAAGCAGCAAAAAATGCATCCGGAACCCGAAGTGATCCGCAAAGACTATAAAGGCAGTGATAAACTGAAGGGAAAAGTTGCGCTTATCACCGGTGGCGACAGCGGAATTGGCCAAAGCGTGGCAGTGCATTTTGCAAAAGAAGGCGCCAGGGTGGCCATAGTATATCTTTCTGAAGATAAGGATGCCAATGAAACCATCAACATGATCGAAAAAGCAGGCTCTGAAGGCCTGGCCTTAAAAGGTGATCTTAAGGATGAAAAATTTTGCGAAGAAGTGGTACAGAAAACTGTAGATAAATTCGGTGGGCTCAACATCCTGGTGAACAATGCAGCCATGCAATTTCCGAAGGAAGAGCCGGAAGAAGTCACTCCGGCGCAGGTGAGAAAGACCTTTGAAACTAACATTTATCCTTATTTTTTCGTGGTCAATGAAGCTCTAAAACACCTGAAAGATGGGGATAGTATTATCAACACAACCTCGGTGACCGCATACAGGGGGAGTGAACATCTTTTGGATTACTCGAGTACCAAAGGAGCCATCACCTCCTATACCAGGTCCCTGTCAAAAATGCTGGCAGAGAAGAACATTAGAGTTAATGGTGTTGCGCCCGGACCAATCTGGACGCCTTTAATCCCAGCCAGTTTTGATGCAGAACATGTGGCCGAATTTGGTAAAAAAGTTCCGCTTGGAAGAGCAGGACAACCCAGCGAAGTGGGCCCGGCTTATGTTTTTCTGGCCAGTAAAGACGCGAGTTACATCACGGGGCAGGTAATCCACGTGAACGGCGGCGAAGTGGTGGGCGCCTGA